The genomic segment CCTGATCATGGGGTCAGGATAAATGATCTGGAAGCAGCTGAACTAATCCAAAAAATAGCTGAAGTAAAAAGTCCGCAAGAGATACAGGCATTTGAGAAGCAAAAGAGAAATGCAGCGATCAGGGAGTTTAAAAAAAGACAGTTGTCCATCAGGCAGATCGAAAGATTAACCGGGATCAGTTTTGGTATCATCAGAAAGCTATGATCAACGG from the Syntrophomonadaceae bacterium genome contains:
- a CDS encoding transposase, translating into PDHGVRINDLEAAELIQKIAEVKSPQEIQAFEKQKRNAAIREFKKRQLSIRQIERLTGISFGIIRKL